The Dioscorea cayenensis subsp. rotundata cultivar TDr96_F1 chromosome 16, TDr96_F1_v2_PseudoChromosome.rev07_lg8_w22 25.fasta, whole genome shotgun sequence sequence ACTAGCTTCAGCTCCCCACCATTCCATACCATAGATGTTGTAGTTTTGCAGGGCGAAGTAGGTAGCAACTCCCATGAAGGCAACTCCGGCATCCAAGGCGGCCGAAAGCACATAGTTATGCCTTGCCCACCAGGCCTTGTACCGTCGGTACACAAAGAAGTTGAAGGCAATACCTACAGTGAACCAAGATATGTAATGCACTGTCTTGGCTACTGGCATCGACCCTGCTCCGCTCAGGACAATAGGCATGTTGATGAGCCGAATCCATTTCTTCTCTGGAAATGCTCTTGTGAGCAACCATACTGGTACAGGAGCAAGAAGACCAATGACGAAGAACCAATTCATTTTGGAGTATAGGCCAAGGGGACCAAACATGCGACGAGGACCAACCACTCCCCAAATGATCGATGCATTGTAGAATACATCGTCACCAGGGCAAGTCCATGGGCTATCGTCGGGGAGTAGATCGATGTTGCATATGTCTTTGATAGAGGTTAGGAGCCACCAAGCCGTGCCAAAATAGATCGAGGATGACACTACTGTTCCTACTAACTGTGAGTAAAACTAATATCAGCAAATCTTGCAAATAAGTACTATAACCTTAGCATTGTTGGAGTAGTGAGTACCTGAACAAGGAACATGGATTTTGGTGGGATTTTCATGTAGTGTCCCAGTTTAAAGTCTGTGAGAAATGTTAGAGCTTGAGACATGCTGATATATCCGTAGGTTTTGAATGTCACATTGGCTAAAGGCTTCCCAGGGTATAGATATCCAATAACCAGCTCTGTTATGACGTTTAGCCCAGGTCCCTGCATCATTTAAATGCAATATAGCTCTGTTTTAGATTGTGATAATCTTGTAGTATATAATACAACTTTGAATGCACCATTAGTTCATTTTGGTCATTATATGTTTAAAATGTTCAATATGTTATCTCTGTTTAGATGACATTATTGAAAAAACATACACcagttgatttctttttttccacTAACTACTGACCTGGTTAGTTGTTGCAAGCAGCACTCCTACAGGCAGCATGAAAATCATTGCCATTGCACAAGCAAGCAAGATCCCCCAAAACGGGAGCTGCAGTTGTTTATGGAAACCTTCACAGGTAAACATGGAGAGACCCAGAACTATGAGCAAGAGTATGCCGAACCACCATTGAGGTACAGGGCGGTAGTTCTTTTTCATGATTCTTGTGTGGACATCTGCAAACTTATTGCTAGTAGATTTTTCAGCCTTGCGCCACATCTCCCAGGTATTCCTGACATAATATCAAGTTTTGGATTATgccaatactttttttttatccaaaaacaatgaaagataagataaaataaGCAACTTTGCGTACTTGCCGTAGAAGAGGAATGCATGTGTAAGGGAAGCCATGAGGGTGGCAAAACTCAACCCATAAGTATATGTGAAGAAGACGCTGAGATTGATCTTGCTATAATTATCATATTCGTCGTAATTGATGCTGAATGTCTTTGGATCGAGGATCCTTGAAATGTTGTAGTGCTTTCCATCAGAGTCAAAGACATCTGCAGTTATCAAGGGGAAGCGCTTGGCATTGTATGCATTTGTCCAGTAAGTGATGGGTAGTAACACGTATACGGTGATGATGAAACCGACAAGAGTGTTGAAAATGGAGAATGCCGGTGTTGCAAGTGGACTTCCGAGGAAGGCAGCCACAGTGGCCCAGTCAAGACCGAAGGAACCAATTCCTAGTCCTTTAAGTCCAGAGCCAATCTGCTGTGCTGTCACTGAGTCCTTCCATATCCAGCAAACGAAAGAGAGGGCAGATAGTGATGGGAAGAAATAATTGGGGATGATGTAGTATGCGAAACTGGAGATGAAAACTATCAAGAAAAACTGCATCCTTGATAGACCTCCCTTTGGCCGCTTCTCATCTTCATGCAATGCTCTGCATCTCAGTTTCATTAGTGATACTAAGTTCTTTGCCAATTGAGCTTTGTTTCGTATGTCAATTGAGGAAAGATGTTGATGTTGTTTACCTGAAGAGTGACACTTGAACAAGAATTCCCGGCCACCACATGTAAGGAGAATCAACAAGGTACTTCCGGAACAAACCAGCCCAGCCATAACCGAGCAACTGAAAATTTTCCGATCAAATTTATAAGCACATTGCCATTGATGACCTGCATTGCTTgcagaaacaaaaaaagaactCACTTGTGTTGTTTGAGCTAGCAACATTGCTGCCATTGCGTTGATGCCTCGGCCATAGAAGGCCTTAACTATTGTGATAATGTTAACGGCATAAGGTCCAGCGGCTCCGGCATTGGCGAATATTGTGATGAGCACATGTTCTTTTAAGGTGAAAGGACCCGGGTTCAGTGAAAAAGACCAGTTTGTCATCGGAACATGGAAGACCTTTTTGGGAAGAGTTGCAGCCATCAGTTTGCCAAGAGGAAGAGTGACAATCTGCGCACAGACTGATGATATGCCAATTGGGTTTGTTCGGTAGACGAAGAACTGGTTCACAAATGATAAGAGCACACACGACGAGAGCCCGAGGGCCCATGTTCTGAATGTCAAGCATGGTATTGTGGGATCATCGGTGATCGGTACAGTGAGTCGGACTTGCTCGATTGGACTATCATTAACTTCATCTGCAATCAACATTTTCGAGTCAAAGTTTCAGCTTTTGAAGATTCAATTACAAGTAGCTAAACATTTTGTTCTACTCCAACATGCAGAATTAACAAGTTCATTCAGTGTTGCATCAATTGTAAACTCTGTAACTTGTCAAGATTCGATTTTCTGACGAATGATCAAAGCACACTTGttcttttgaataatttttttatactaccAAATATTCAAGATCTCAGATTCTTGTTTACTGTCAAAAAAAGTTATTGTTTCCTGTGACTATTAAGACTAATCCATGAGAGGATTAATTAAGAAGTTTATATCATGTTGTCTTATTCTCCAAAGTCTACATTATTAGTAAACTCTGTAACTTGTTGGGATTCGGTTTTACAATGAATAAATAAAGCATGCATGCtctttctaataattttttttataccagTAATaaattgttcatatatatatatatatatatatatatatatatatatatatctttttctgAACTATaagtttggattttattttttgcttttgatgATATTGCATGCATGTTTGTTGTTAACTTGTTATCATTAACTTGTGAAAGTGGAACAAGCTTTGTTTTGGCCCAAGTTTTGTGAATGTTAGATAGGAAGGTGTTGAATACATGAGAAATTtggtttgaaaatcattaattatgttttttttttataatatgaacAAAGTCATGTCAGGGATGTGCACAGGTGAAGTGTTAATGCCTCAACTCATTTGTGCCCTCTCTTTATGTGAGTTGAGGTTCGAATTTGTTTTCTCGATAAAAGCACCACACTTTCTACATGTGATCTAATGCTACTAAATTGTGAAGTTGTTGGCacattaattatgttttatttaaagattaaacattaaaaaatatgtaaatatttaataaatcataGTTTCTAATAAGAACCAAATAAATCTACCAATCTAATGTTCAATCTAATGTTTGATTTGATTGTTTTCTGAAGAAAATggaactttgaaattaaagtaaaagattaagaataaatgaaactaaaataacaaaaacaaacattaaataaatcattgcttaaaaaaaagaaaaaaaaacaacagttAAAACTCAGACAAATCCATGCGCAAAACAAGTTCAAAGATGCATGAAAATCATACAAGATTTCATGCTCTTCTCAATGAACAAAACTTGAAatcaaaaatcatattttccaacaaaaacaaaaaaaaaacaactcaaaccaatcCATGCAAAATTAAATCTAAAGAtggatgaaatatatatatataattatgaactATAAAGAGAGCAGAGAGAAATTATACAATATATTTCATGCTCTTTTCAGTGAACAAAAATTGAAATCAAAATCATAGTTTCtaacaaaaacaaagtaaaaaaaaaactcaaaccagtccatgaaaaattaaatctaaagatgcatgaaatatatatatatatataattatagagAAGTTATACAATATGTTACATGCGCTTCTCAATGAACAAAActtgaaatcaaaatcaaagtttctaacaaaaacaaagtaaaaacacTCAAACCAATCCATGCAAAATTAAATCAAGAGatacatgaaatatatataattataaactaTATAGAGAGACAGAAAGAAATTAAGAGAGCACCTGTAATTTTCTTTGGAGAGAAATGGCCATTAACTTCATCAATATTAGAAGAAGGAAGACCCATTGTTCATGAAGAAGAACTTGAATTTTATGTAGACATTTTGAAACATTATGGTTTATATAGTGCTAATGTGCTATACATAGGACCAATAAATTTggtgattattaattatatatagtatataatatataaatttaaaatttttaatgctTTGGCATTAGTTTTGATTCTTATGAATCAGAAACtaaattattactatttatttggTTTGGAATCATTGTTCACATGGATTTTGGTAATTATACgaatatttaatgaataattaatgTGCCAGATTggtaatatataaaaatataaataatagcacAAGTTAGTTGAAAATAAGAGCCAAAGATATAAACAAATTTGTTATGAGTGGTAGTATTTTGGCAATATTAATGTGCATGCATGTGAATGAACATGaaatgccaaaaataaaaagaatagaagaaaTGGTGTGGAGAAAGCAATGGAGAAATAGAaagcttgtttttttctttttattttttaatatttacattcataatttgatgtttcttttttactattttccATCCAaacatacaaattaaaacaagaataattattctatttttttcacaaatcgTGCACGTACCGATTATTCTAACAAACTTTGTCTTTAGATCACATTATATTAACAagagtcatttatttattttttatttttaataaatggaaATCAAAACacatctttgaaaaaaaaaaatcgaatttATTATCAATCCTGATATATCACTTTGGGTACATGTCCTCATTATCCCGAGTGTTAGATCACTTTAGGGTTAAGGTAGACCCCGTGGAACTAAGAAGTCATTTGATGCACCTTAAAACCTTGTCGATAAAGTGACTATAAAAAGATGACTTTATACAACTATCAACATCTCGAagctttgtttttttccccgtagtttttacatttatatatagaCTTATCCCccattctttctcatttttctaGTGTAGAGATGTTTAATCATAATTACTGCTTATGGGTGCGTTGTATTTTAACTTGTTATCCTTAGCCGGTTAATATGTTTCTTTGTTTGTaactttgtttgtgttttctttCCCCCTAATTAATTTGTCTTAGatggttaatttatttttttgaaaaaaaaaaatcaaatatatatatggggtAAATTTTGGGTTAGGGGTGGGTTGATTAGTTTAGTTTGGGTTTAGTTTTTAGGTTTTTGGTTTCTGTAGGTCTAGTAGAAACGGGGTTGGACGGTTGAGATTGTTTTAGTTACTGTACTGATGGGATGATTTAGATTTAAATACTGTGCAGTGTGcatcccatttttttattgtgcttataaatagtacaCCGAAATACTATTGACATAATAGTGCctgttgaatatatatatatttaaattattgagacaaaaaaaattataatttatcacaaaccaaaaaaataaatatgctaGTGGTATTAACTAGGTCTTTTGGTGGAGGGAGAATCtggtataaatttaaaatccacgtaaaaatattaactttgtGAGAATTTGGACTCTCTGTACTGACCATAATAATCCAAACGGGTGAAGGGATGTGAAGCATAACTCCGCGAATGTCCCTTAACTAACTTAACCAAAAACTTGtctctttttattaataataataataataataataataacaaaataaatgtaaatGCTTGAATCTATAAGTAGTTTCTAAaccataaacaaatttttactttcagttgtttttttactacagggaccaaatgaaaattttgagtATTGAAAATCCCTTTGTAATTGATATCGGATCTGGATTGCAAAGATCCGGATGGAATCCGACCCGTTAATGATCCTATAAATAAGGAACAAGTGCTTTGTGCGCGCGCGGGGTTTTCAAATCTCATCGTCTTTCTTGTTTCTCAAGGAATCGAGATTTTCATCGGAGATCGGAGATCGATCGGCGAAATTCGaaggatggagatggagatggaggagTACTTGAAGAACATGAGGAGCTTGAGATCGCAGATGAATGGTGtgatttctccttttttttttctctggatTTTATGGAGATTTTTGTGCTTTTGCGTTTCCTGTGATCTAGAgctgtttttctatttttttgctcTGGATTTTGAGgtgatttttgtgtttttttgggtTTCTGCTGAGCTATAGACATTGAGGAGGAGGCGGCGAAGAGATCGGTGCAGGAGCAGATGCAGATGACCGCCATTGATGCCATGGAGAAGGATCTCGAGCTCggtctctctttttctctctatttctctgatatatatatatatatatatatatatatatatatttctctattCTTTGCGGATTTGAGATTTGGTGTGCATTCCGAGCCTTTGGTTTCTCGATCTCAGCACATTCTCTAAGAAATCGCATATCTCTCCCTCTCAACCGGGAAATACGTTGGTAAACCTGAATTTTGCGTTCGAATTTGCCAGTCTTTCATCTTCTTTGAATTCGAATTAGGGCGGGAAATGGCTGGTGAAATGAGGATCGTACCCCTTTTGGAGGTTCTGAAATTAGGAATATGGTGTTGAACATCGAGAACTAATAATGAAAAAGTCTTTGAATTTGTCATATtaaatcagtttttttttttttcagaatttactTAATGAGTTcacttttaatttattcttgAATGGTAAATTTGGTTGTCTTTCATTGAGAAATTATGCTGGAGATGGTGGTGTTGTTTGCAGTGAAATTGGAAACAAAGCGATTGAGCGAGGAGGCTGAGGAGCTGGTCAGAGCCAAAGAACAACTATGCTTTCAACTGGTTAAGAGGGAGGAGAAGATAAGGTCATTGGAAACTGAATTGTCCACCCTTTCACAGGTCACATCATATTTTACCTTTCCTTCTTGCATGACTTTTGGTAATGCTGATATTTAGAAAAGTTTTGCTTGTGCAGCATCAAATGAATCAGATGCCGCTTGATTCTCAGTGTAcatttgtttttagaaattcttGCCTCATATACTTTTCTTATTTGTGTTATGGTTTCTAGCAGTCCAATTCATTTATTAGCTGGACTACTGCCACCGGAGCAAGTGTACTTTTTTAGATCAATTCCCTGACTTTATCTAAAAGCAATGGATAACTGGATAGCCATAGTAACTTATCATGTACTCTATGGGGGTTATTAAAATGTGAAATCGAACATATACTTGCATAAGATCCTTCCTTGGTAGCTTTTTTATGTGGGTTGTAGTCTTAAGAGGAAAATGGCCCCTCCTTTATCAGGAAAGTGACAAACTGAACTACACTGAGCTGACATAATTTTTATCCAGCAAGCCATTAGAGATGGTTGACTTCTTTTTCTTGGTTCTGCTAAGAGGAGAGACTCATGCCATAAAAAGTGGGGCAGTACTAAGGATTAGCCTAGTAAGGTCTTGAAAAAGATTCTTAAGTGCTAATGCCAGGGAATTCATGTTTCTTCTCACCTATCCAATCCTTCATGATGTgtttatttacatttaaattGTGATGGGTCTATGTTCATGTATCCAGTTTGGGATTAAGAAATGCTGCGATTTCATGCTATACCAtcttgttattcatttttgaattatataatGACAGACGTTGGAGCTTCTTCAACAAGAAAAGCTTTGCGTTGCAGcaaaatttgaagagaaaagGTATTCATCACGGGAGTTACTCTTATATTGCCAGTGACATATTTCATTTTCTGTCTTCTGCTATAAACAGGAATTATTACACAAAAACCTTTGAGGATTTAGATGCCAAACAACAGGAGCGACAGGTTAGGATGTTCTCCATTTTATGACCTCTTGACTTATTcacattaaatgaaaaattatataggtacttttggatgcaggactGGTTCCATAAGCATAAAATTTCAATTACCCAATTGGTAAGCATACATAGAATGCTGCAGCTTCAAGCATTTTATAACTTTTGTTTGCACACTTTCTGGTAAACTTCTCTTGACTGGCGAAGCATGTTTGCATTAAGTTCAAGAGGCGTCACAGTTAAAACAAAAGTTCATTGGAAGGAATGACAATAGGATTTGACAGCTTGATTTTCGGTTGAAAAACTTTCTTTAAGAAGTACAGTAGTTGGAATCTCagtttccccttttttttttctttggttgtttATTAAGTTTGCCATCTTGGCTTCTGACAGAAAAATGCTTTTGGTATAGGTAGAGGATGCAACCGAAAAGGAAATGGAATGCACTGAAGGTGTAGTACTTCCTAGAAATAATCATGAGCAGTCCCCCTTCTctacaatataatttttatttagatcttCACTTGGATTTATTGAAAGATCTACTTTTCCTTGCCTGCCATCTTTGTTTTGCAGGTAGCCCAATCAATATGACGCTTGCCACTAGTGTGAAACTGGACGACATGGTTTGGAAATTTGAGTTACTTTCATGTCCATGTTATAAACCACTCGGTGAATTCATCATACCTAAAATAACAGGGAGAAGAGATAAGTGAAAATTACAATGATCTGTTGGTTCAAATGGAACGTGCGAAGGCTGAACTAGATGAATTAAAAGCAAAGAAATCTGAAATTGAACTGGCAAGTAACAAGGTAAAAGTTTTCTATAATCTAGTCTTGTCAATCCAAGTATCATGTGCACATAACCAAATTGATTTTATGCTCTTTGCCAGTCCAAGCAGCAATTTGAACAATTCATCAATAAACTAAACACTGTTCCAGTGAGTTCAACACTAAATCTGAAGAAGTATTTTATAcatcttttctctttttaaatgtTATGCTTCTAAGACTTCCACATTCTGCTCATCTGAATGTGTATAGCTGGAAGTAAAAGAAATGGACATGAAATCCTTGGaagaagaacacaaagcttTGTTAGCTGATAAAGCTGGAGAAACAGAATACCTGCACTCACTTCAGGCTCAGATTAATCAATTGAAGGTGACAAGACATtcacatttataaataaattatcggTATGATTGTGATAACACaactactattattattgtttcatttccTTTTTCATACAGGCCATATCTCATGCTGTTAAGTGTCCATGCGGCGAGGAGTACACAGTTAATTTGATGGATTAACAGTGGTTATTATTCATAAACCTGGAGGAATGTTGTTCTTTGTTGTGATTAAGTTTAGACCTGGTACTTTTTTGGTCTCTGATTTAGTCCTTCCATGTTTGTTTGTCTGATGATGCGTTTCACATTCATCTGCTGGAATAACAATAACGTACATGCTCTTCTGTATCAGACTTTGGCTTTGCAATGTTGAGCTACATCCTGCCAAAGGACAAGGTAAGTTCCTGAGAGGCTCATTTGCATTATTCTGatgcttttctttctttactCTTCACTGCATGCATCTCATATAATTGGGTAACAACATGGGCTTGCTAGGCTgtcaaattttttgtttaattaatatttatatttaaaaaactaatttagGAGACAgtgaatgtttatttatattaattaattagttaattaattcttttaaaatgatTACTAGTTTAGATTATCCCTGATTGTTTGGGTCTGAGCACTATATGAGGGacctaattaaatatttgagtaaatcataattaattatttgtgacTAAATTAGTAAAAACTTATACTGAATTTTTAGTTGCCACTGAATATTTCATAGATATGGGGAGCTGACATATTTTATGAAtgtatatttattcttcttgttttaatagtaaaaacttaatttttatagcTGGTCatgtgattttaaatttttagatatttttcttttcaaacatgaatttttttattattttgaaaaagtggataaaaccaCAATAGATTAAGATAACGCGACAAGATACAAAGGGTGAACCACAAGAAGTGatacacaaaatacaaaacagaGGAACATGAAATTTTCTTGTCAATCTCTCTTAGTAATTTATTGAATAACAATCAATGCAAATACTTAATGCATAGTTTGGTTGAAACGCAACTCCGCATGGTTGCAACAGCAAAGAAGggaaaattttttacataaataaaaaaataaacagtagagaaaattgaaagagaaaaatgaaaataaaacctctTCTAATAAACAAAACCACTTTTGAATGGGCCATGGGTGTTTAGATTATGATTGCAACTAAAATAATTTGCTCTTTTttctataaaagaaattttaatcaagttccatatttatttttcattttttcaataatcaagattaggttttgagttttgaaataaaaaatcaaaccaatCATAATAACCAAGTCTTGTTTTAAAgcatgaattaataaaataccaATTTGTAATTTAGTTTAAATACAAGCGTGTCTCCTTTGTGTAAAAAAAGCCAAAGACATGTATAGATAGAGAGTTAGTACTTTCATCTATTTGTGCTCTCATACTGCTGCTGGATCAATCTCTCGCCAACTGCGAAAAAACCTCAAGTGGATTCAAGTACCAATTGACCGGTGTTAGtgattctatttaaaaaattaaaaaaaaagaaaaaccatgttttttttttttaataaattgaacCAATTGAAGATGTTCAGCTCTAACCCATGCAATCATCATCACATCAAAGATAGTGCTCCCTAATAAAGCACTTAACTAAAATCTATTTTTAGCATCGAGGCTTCAAGCTTTCATACTTTACAAGCATAAGTCAATTCCCTTTCTATACTAATGTTATCCATGGTCCAAAATGTCCAACTATGAAGGCTTGCTTCCATAGATCAACCAAAAAACCCCCACCACCCTACTATGTATGCCTCAGAGTCAGAGGCGTTCATGCCTTGGAACAACCCTGAGTAGCCTGTTTGAGTCTATTAGGTCTGAAATCCTTCAGTTTGTTCTTGGATACATAGACAAAAGAAAGTAATTTGtgaggcatatatatatatatatataattttataaatatattatagaaCTTTTCAGGGATATAGATGTACACCTAGggttgtaaacgagccgagccgagccgagctttgccttATTCAAGCTTGGatcgttactatttaatcgagcttgaactcgAGCCTAGCTTTTTTTGagtttcattttttatgtttaagcttggctcgttactattttaaccgagctcgagctctaatcgagcttctTTCGAGCTTCATtctcgagctcaacttgttaagaaaattcgaagcttagacTTAGCTAGTTAACTTGATTAAgacttgactattttttttatattttatttttttatttagtaaacttatttaatgaatcattatcaagtgtgactcaactcgatttgagtt is a genomic window containing:
- the LOC120279266 gene encoding myosin heavy chain, non-muscle, which translates into the protein MEMEMEEYLKNMRSLRSQMNDIEEEAAKRSVQEQMQMTAIDAMEKDLELVKLETKRLSEEAEELVRAKEQLCFQLVKREEKIRSLETELSTLSQTLELLQQEKLCVAAKFEEKRNYYTKTFEDLDAKQQERQDWFHKHKISITQLVEDATEKEMECTEGSPINMTLATSVKLDDMGEEISENYNDLLVQMERAKAELDELKAKKSEIELASNKSKQQFEQFINKLNTVPLEVKEMDMKSLEEEHKALLADKAGETEYLHSLQAQINQLKAISHAVKCPCGEEYTVNLMD
- the LOC120279259 gene encoding oligopeptide transporter 5-like, whose amino-acid sequence is MLIADEVNDSPIEQVRLTVPITDDPTIPCLTFRTWALGLSSCVLLSFVNQFFVYRTNPIGISSVCAQIVTLPLGKLMAATLPKKVFHVPMTNWSFSLNPGPFTLKEHVLITIFANAGAAGPYAVNIITIVKAFYGRGINAMAAMLLAQTTQVSSFFVSASNAGHQWQCAYKFDRKIFSCSVMAGLVCSGSTLLILLTCGGREFLFKCHSSGKQHQHLSSIDIRNKAQLAKNLVSLMKLRCRALHEDEKRPKGGLSRMQFFLIVFISSFAYYIIPNYFFPSLSALSFVCWIWKDSVTAQQIGSGLKGLGIGSFGLDWATVAAFLGSPLATPAFSIFNTLVGFIITVYVLLPITYWTNAYNAKRFPLITADVFDSDGKHYNISRILDPKTFSINYDEYDNYSKINLSVFFTYTYGLSFATLMASLTHAFLFYGKNTWEMWRKAEKSTSNKFADVHTRIMKKNYRPVPQWWFGILLLIVLGLSMFTCEGFHKQLQLPFWGILLACAMAMIFMLPVGVLLATTNQGPGLNVITELVIGYLYPGKPLANVTFKTYGYISMSQALTFLTDFKLGHYMKIPPKSMFLVQLVGTVVSSSIYFGTAWWLLTSIKDICNIDLLPDDSPWTCPGDDVFYNASIIWGVVGPRRMFGPLGLYSKMNWFFVIGLLAPVPVWLLTRAFPEKKWIRLINMPIVLSGAGSMPVAKTVHYISWFTVGIAFNFFVYRRYKAWWARHNYVLSAALDAGVAFMGVATYFALQNYNIYGMEWWGAEASDHCPLAKCPTAPGVVAKGCPVF